Proteins encoded by one window of Enterococcus faecalis:
- the nagE gene encoding N-acetylglucosamine-specific PTS transporter subunit IIBC gives MKAYMQRMGRSLMLPVAVLPAASLLVGIANWIVGTIGASPATTFLMNGGLAILNNLALLFAVGLALGMSKDKDGSAALAGLVAYLVPKTVLAPASIQAIKGFKDIAEVNPAFNSMDNNVFVGIVAGLVAAAMYNRFSGVKLPMALSFFSGKRLVPIMSAISMLAISAVLFFFWPVVYNGLVAFGKGISSLGFVGAGLYGFFNRLLIPTGLHHALNSVFWFDVAGINDIGNFLAGQQALDTGKAIVGQTGMYQAGFFPVMMFGLPAGAFAIYQCARPEKKKVTASLMLAAGFAAFFTGVTEPLEFSFMFVAWPLYVLHAVFTGISLAFAAFMHWTAGFAFSAGFVDFFLSLKNPVANHPMMLVVQGLVFAAIYYFGFRFAITKFNLMTPGREEGAGEETPDVAEGDNKFASLARRIYDGLGADANVTSIDNCTTRLRLTVKDTGKVDQAKIKATGVPGVKVIDDTNIQVIVGTEVQFVADEMQRLYNHQAPATPVKETPVSQPVVEEKAPVSTKETELYSVANGKVIPISEVPDDVFSAKMMGDGFAVVPTDGEVSTPVAGKITSIFPTKHALGIQTDSGIEVLLHMGLDTVELQGGPFTLHVEEGQVVKQGDKIATIDLAALEQAGKKSDLIVVFTNQDIVAQYDLQKAGQTTSMNDVIGNVTVK, from the coding sequence ATGAAAGCGTATATGCAAAGAATGGGACGTTCGTTAATGTTACCAGTTGCTGTATTACCGGCGGCTTCTTTATTAGTCGGTATTGCCAACTGGATCGTGGGAACAATCGGCGCTAGTCCAGCCACAACTTTTCTAATGAATGGTGGTTTGGCTATCTTAAACAACTTAGCATTATTATTTGCGGTTGGTTTAGCGTTAGGAATGTCAAAAGATAAAGATGGATCGGCAGCATTAGCTGGTTTAGTCGCTTATTTAGTGCCAAAAACTGTTTTAGCGCCTGCTTCTATCCAAGCCATTAAAGGCTTCAAGGATATTGCTGAAGTAAACCCAGCCTTCAACAGCATGGACAACAATGTCTTTGTCGGGATTGTCGCTGGTTTAGTTGCTGCGGCAATGTATAATCGTTTCTCTGGTGTGAAATTGCCAATGGCTTTATCATTCTTTAGTGGAAAACGTTTAGTTCCTATTATGTCAGCTATTTCGATGTTAGCAATCTCAGCTGTCTTATTCTTCTTCTGGCCAGTTGTTTATAACGGATTAGTTGCTTTTGGTAAAGGAATCTCTAGCTTAGGTTTCGTAGGAGCTGGCTTGTATGGTTTCTTTAACCGACTATTAATTCCAACAGGCTTACACCATGCCTTGAATTCTGTTTTCTGGTTTGATGTTGCTGGTATCAATGATATTGGGAACTTTTTAGCTGGTCAACAAGCGTTAGATACTGGTAAAGCAATTGTAGGACAAACAGGGATGTATCAAGCTGGTTTCTTCCCAGTAATGATGTTTGGTTTACCAGCAGGCGCGTTTGCTATTTATCAATGTGCACGTCCTGAGAAGAAAAAAGTTACAGCTTCATTAATGTTAGCTGCTGGTTTTGCGGCTTTCTTTACAGGCGTTACTGAACCTTTAGAATTCTCATTTATGTTCGTTGCTTGGCCTTTATATGTTTTACATGCGGTCTTTACAGGTATTTCTTTAGCATTCGCTGCGTTTATGCATTGGACAGCTGGCTTTGCCTTTAGTGCAGGTTTTGTAGACTTCTTCTTAAGTTTGAAAAACCCAGTCGCAAATCACCCAATGATGTTGGTGGTTCAAGGACTTGTCTTTGCGGCAATTTACTACTTCGGTTTCCGTTTTGCAATCACTAAGTTTAACTTAATGACACCAGGACGTGAAGAAGGCGCTGGCGAAGAAACGCCAGATGTTGCAGAAGGTGACAACAAATTTGCTTCTCTAGCTCGTCGTATTTATGATGGTTTAGGCGCTGATGCTAATGTAACTTCTATTGATAACTGTACAACTCGTTTACGCTTAACAGTGAAAGATACAGGCAAAGTGGATCAAGCAAAAATTAAAGCAACTGGGGTTCCAGGTGTGAAAGTCATTGATGACACCAATATCCAAGTGATCGTTGGTACGGAAGTACAATTTGTTGCTGACGAAATGCAACGATTATATAACCACCAAGCGCCAGCAACACCAGTCAAAGAAACACCTGTTTCTCAACCAGTTGTTGAAGAAAAAGCACCAGTTTCAACAAAAGAAACTGAATTATATTCTGTAGCGAATGGGAAAGTTATTCCTATTTCTGAAGTACCAGATGATGTTTTCTCAGCAAAAATGATGGGTGACGGTTTTGCTGTCGTACCAACAGACGGCGAAGTTTCAACACCCGTTGCTGGTAAAATTACTAGCATTTTCCCAACAAAACATGCGTTAGGTATCCAAACAGATTCAGGCATTGAAGTATTATTACACATGGGTCTAGATACTGTTGAGTTACAAGGTGGACCATTTACATTACATGTTGAAGAAGGCCAAGTTGTAAAACAAGGCGATAAAATTGCAACCATTGATTTAGCGGCATTAGAACAAGCTGGCAAAAAATCAGATTTAATTGTTGTTTTCACAAATCAAGATATCGTTGCTCAATACGATTTACAAAAAGCAGGTCAAACGACTTCAATGAATGATGTAATCGGAAATGTTACCGTAAAATAA
- a CDS encoding BglG family transcription antiterminator yields MSSKKERGQKLLLLLSKKQDYMTAEELANCLSTSPKTVYRLIKKINDEFSEGSLILSEKGRGYKLDYERFMEQNRHLVEKESDFSPRERRNRILEELLLASPQAKNVYELFARYYVGDSVIFSDEQQLSEDLKKYDLTLKRKNRTLAIIGEERAIRKAISDRIQLLNIIDIEDLRNNKALNFNNYDVLFTLDQVRNIEKKLDITIPHPYNVNIFSHLYILISRSRKVAISEKYQLSNEEEQELTKDLVLKKVAQTTIQQIETYLNKRLPNVEIYYLYQYLVSSRMQGSFSKVTNFSFKVMQVTQFYLEEMSAQLKILTDNDQLLLELASHIKPMINRLENGIHVKNSLLDQIKMTYETIFGKIAQVSKQVSKNYQLPAINEDENGFITLYFARMIETNQLPIRTLIMCTTGIGTSELLRVKVEKKFPELQIVEIIATRNIKKSLKDYSDIELILTTIHLQEKVPIKSLLVSAMFTMDDQYRLQRKVEEIYHER; encoded by the coding sequence ATGAGTTCGAAAAAAGAACGTGGACAAAAATTGTTGTTACTTCTCTCAAAAAAACAAGATTATATGACTGCAGAAGAATTGGCAAACTGCCTAAGTACTTCTCCTAAGACAGTTTATCGTTTGATAAAAAAAATTAACGATGAATTTTCAGAAGGTTCACTCATATTATCTGAGAAAGGACGAGGATACAAGCTAGACTATGAACGATTTATGGAACAGAATCGACATTTAGTCGAAAAAGAAAGTGATTTTTCGCCAAGGGAAAGACGCAATCGAATTCTGGAGGAATTGTTGTTAGCTTCTCCACAAGCTAAAAATGTTTATGAATTATTTGCAAGATATTATGTTGGCGATTCTGTGATATTTAGCGATGAACAACAATTATCCGAAGATTTAAAGAAATATGATTTAACACTCAAACGGAAAAATCGAACGTTGGCAATTATCGGTGAGGAAAGAGCTATCAGGAAAGCCATTTCCGATAGAATACAACTGTTGAACATTATCGATATTGAGGATCTTCGAAACAACAAAGCATTAAATTTTAATAATTATGATGTCCTTTTTACGTTAGATCAAGTCAGGAACATTGAAAAAAAACTGGATATTACTATTCCACATCCATATAACGTAAACATCTTTTCGCATCTTTATATCTTAATTAGTCGTTCACGAAAAGTAGCTATTTCTGAAAAATACCAATTATCTAACGAAGAAGAACAAGAATTAACAAAGGACTTAGTACTCAAAAAGGTCGCGCAAACAACGATTCAACAGATTGAAACTTATTTAAATAAGAGACTGCCTAACGTTGAAATTTATTACTTATATCAATATTTGGTTTCTTCTAGGATGCAAGGTTCGTTTAGTAAAGTAACTAATTTTTCTTTCAAAGTAATGCAAGTTACTCAATTTTATTTAGAGGAAATGAGTGCACAACTAAAAATTTTAACTGATAATGATCAGCTACTTCTTGAATTGGCTAGTCATATAAAACCAATGATAAATCGTCTTGAAAACGGCATACATGTTAAGAATAGTTTATTGGATCAAATAAAAATGACGTATGAAACAATTTTCGGAAAAATTGCGCAAGTTTCTAAGCAAGTAAGTAAAAACTATCAACTGCCGGCTATAAACGAAGATGAGAATGGGTTTATTACATTGTATTTTGCGCGAATGATTGAAACCAATCAGTTACCTATTCGTACTTTGATTATGTGTACCACTGGAATTGGAACTTCAGAACTATTGAGAGTAAAAGTTGAAAAGAAATTCCCTGAATTACAAATTGTTGAAATTATTGCCACACGAAATATAAAGAAATCATTAAAAGATTATTCTGATATTGAATTGATTTTGACAACGATTCATTTACAGGAAAAGGTCCCCATTAAATCATTGTTGGTAAGTGCCATGTTTACAATGGATGATCAGTATCGATTACAAAGAAAAGTTGAGGAAATCTATCATGAACGTTAA
- a CDS encoding PTS sugar transporter subunit IIA, with translation MNVNPLYQVFLNQELLSKQQVYQFIAETAAPWLTPEEKKQIEESLVNREKMGSNQIAEQVVLPHLENALLKKSEIYLIGLKTEIQEWTADIKQVKLIIVILLKENEQLKVKKEISRFTRKLANEDFLEKLLRLKTETDFYKNIEKFEEEK, from the coding sequence ATGAACGTTAATCCTTTATACCAAGTTTTCCTAAACCAAGAACTTCTTTCAAAACAGCAAGTATATCAATTCATTGCAGAAACAGCAGCACCTTGGTTAACGCCCGAAGAAAAAAAGCAGATTGAGGAATCTTTGGTAAATCGTGAGAAGATGGGAAGTAATCAGATTGCAGAGCAAGTTGTCTTGCCACATTTAGAGAATGCACTCTTGAAAAAAAGTGAAATATATCTGATTGGCTTAAAAACAGAAATCCAAGAATGGACGGCAGACATTAAGCAAGTGAAATTAATTATTGTCATCTTACTAAAAGAAAATGAACAGTTAAAAGTAAAAAAAGAAATCAGTCGATTTACTAGAAAATTAGCAAATGAAGACTTCTTAGAAAAGTTGTTGCGTTTAAAAACAGAAACAGATTTTTATAAAAATATAGAAAAATTTGAGGAGGAAAAATAA
- a CDS encoding PTS fructose transporter subunit IIB: MKIVGVAACTVGIAHTYIAQEKLENAAKKAGVEIHVETQGTIGIENKLTDEQIKEADIVILAIDVKISGRERFDGKRIIQVPTEVAVKSPTKLIEKAEEVMTQEK; encoded by the coding sequence ATGAAGATAGTCGGCGTAGCAGCCTGCACAGTAGGAATTGCTCACACATATATCGCACAAGAAAAATTGGAGAACGCTGCAAAAAAAGCAGGAGTTGAGATCCATGTAGAAACACAAGGGACCATTGGGATTGAAAACAAACTAACGGATGAACAAATTAAGGAAGCGGACATTGTTATATTAGCCATTGATGTAAAAATTTCTGGAAGAGAGCGTTTTGATGGGAAACGAATCATTCAAGTACCTACAGAAGTTGCTGTAAAATCACCCACTAAACTAATTGAAAAAGCAGAAGAAGTTATGACACAAGAAAAGTAA
- a CDS encoding PTS sugar transporter subunit IIA has product MEVKDIIDLKTVKTNMNVNTKEEALKELANLLLENGNISDEKGFIKDIYDREAEGQTGIGNYLAIPHGKSAYVKKIGVAIGINSTEIPWESLDDNGVKGIILFAVGNDHKETTSHLKLLSLFARKLGNDEVVREFLQSKSPEDVVKVFS; this is encoded by the coding sequence ATGGAAGTAAAGGATATCATTGACTTAAAAACCGTTAAAACGAATATGAATGTAAATACAAAAGAGGAAGCGTTAAAAGAATTAGCCAATCTTTTGCTTGAAAATGGCAATATTTCAGATGAAAAAGGTTTTATAAAAGATATCTATGATAGAGAGGCGGAAGGTCAAACGGGCATCGGAAACTATCTAGCCATTCCACATGGCAAAAGTGCGTATGTAAAAAAAATAGGCGTGGCCATCGGTATTAACAGTACAGAAATTCCTTGGGAATCTTTAGATGATAATGGCGTAAAAGGAATCATTCTTTTTGCTGTGGGTAATGATCATAAAGAAACAACTAGCCATCTTAAACTATTATCATTGTTTGCCAGAAAACTCGGAAATGATGAAGTAGTGAGAGAATTCCTTCAATCAAAATCGCCAGAGGATGTAGTAAAGGTATTCTCTTAA
- a CDS encoding PTS fructose transporter subunit IIC gives MKKLKELNLKGHLLTAISYLIPIVCGAGFLIAIGMGFGGSSQGTLVPGEFSLWDALATMGGAGLGLLPVVISTGISFSIAGKPGIAPGFIIGLTANAVGAGFIGGILGGYLAGYLVLAILKYVKLPNWARGLMPTLIIPFLTSITGGLIMVYIIGTPITAFTSLLTNFLDSLGNSSLLIFGGVIGLLSGIDYGGPINKTVFAFVLTMQAEGLNGPITALQLVNTATPIGFGLAFFFAKLFRKNIYTKLEVETLKSAVPMGVINIVEGVIPLVMNDIVRGVIATAIGGFVGGATTMILGADATVPFGGVLMIPTMSKPLAGIIAIVVNAVVTGLVLAIIKKDVTEKDMEALVEKEEEEINLEDIQIF, from the coding sequence ATGAAAAAACTAAAAGAGTTAAATCTTAAAGGTCATTTATTAACAGCAATCTCATATTTAATTCCAATTGTCTGTGGCGCTGGCTTTTTAATTGCAATTGGTATGGGGTTTGGTGGCTCAAGTCAAGGAACCTTGGTACCAGGTGAATTTTCGCTTTGGGATGCTTTAGCTACTATGGGTGGCGCTGGCTTAGGCTTACTGCCGGTTGTTATATCTACTGGCATTTCCTTTTCAATCGCCGGTAAACCTGGAATTGCTCCGGGCTTTATTATTGGTTTAACTGCGAATGCAGTTGGCGCTGGCTTTATTGGTGGTATCTTAGGTGGTTACTTGGCAGGATATCTTGTATTAGCTATTTTAAAATATGTGAAATTACCAAACTGGGCGAGAGGGTTAATGCCAACATTAATTATTCCATTTTTAACCTCAATTACTGGTGGATTAATCATGGTATATATTATCGGGACCCCAATAACGGCATTTACTTCATTATTAACGAACTTTTTAGATAGCTTAGGTAACTCGTCATTATTAATTTTTGGTGGTGTAATTGGTTTATTAAGTGGTATAGACTATGGCGGACCCATTAACAAAACTGTTTTTGCCTTTGTTTTGACAATGCAAGCGGAAGGACTTAATGGACCAATTACAGCATTGCAATTAGTAAATACAGCAACGCCAATAGGCTTTGGATTAGCTTTCTTCTTTGCTAAATTATTTAGAAAAAATATTTATACAAAACTAGAAGTTGAAACGTTAAAGTCTGCCGTACCAATGGGCGTGATTAACATTGTTGAAGGTGTTATTCCTTTAGTTATGAATGATATTGTCCGAGGAGTCATTGCTACAGCGATTGGCGGCTTCGTGGGTGGCGCAACAACAATGATCTTAGGGGCAGATGCGACAGTTCCATTTGGCGGTGTTTTAATGATTCCAACAATGAGTAAACCGCTGGCTGGCATTATTGCAATTGTTGTAAACGCTGTGGTTACCGGTTTAGTTTTAGCTATTATTAAGAAAGATGTAACTGAGAAAGATATGGAAGCTTTAGTAGAAAAAGAAGAAGAGGAGATAAACTTGGAAGATATTCAGATTTTCTAA
- the alsE gene encoding D-allulose 6-phosphate 3-epimerase encodes MNKVEFSPSLMTMDLDKFKQQITFLNDHVASYHIDIMDGHYVPNITLSPWFIEELRKISKLPVSAHLMVTNPSFWVQQLVDIKCEWICMHAEVLDGLAFRLIDQIHNANLKAGIVLNPETPIESIFPYIELLDKITIMTVDPGFAGQRFIEGTLDKIVALRNLRKEKGYRYVIEMDGSSNRNSFKRIDAAGPDIYIVGRSGLFGLNEDIEKAWRMMSRDYEEMTGKKIP; translated from the coding sequence ATGAACAAAGTTGAATTTTCTCCGTCACTAATGACGATGGATTTGGACAAGTTTAAACAACAAATCACCTTTTTGAATGATCATGTTGCTTCGTATCACATAGACATTATGGATGGTCACTATGTGCCAAACATTACATTATCTCCGTGGTTTATTGAGGAGTTAAGAAAAATTTCGAAGCTCCCAGTATCTGCCCATTTAATGGTTACGAATCCAAGCTTTTGGGTACAACAACTAGTAGATATCAAATGTGAATGGATTTGTATGCATGCAGAGGTTTTAGATGGTCTAGCATTTCGCCTAATTGACCAAATTCACAATGCTAATCTTAAAGCAGGGATCGTCCTTAATCCCGAAACGCCTATTGAATCAATCTTTCCATATATTGAATTGTTGGATAAAATCACAATCATGACCGTTGATCCAGGCTTTGCTGGCCAGCGATTTATTGAAGGAACACTTGATAAAATTGTTGCTCTTCGTAATTTACGTAAAGAAAAAGGGTATCGTTATGTAATTGAAATGGACGGCTCATCGAATAGAAATTCATTTAAGCGAATTGATGCTGCAGGACCTGATATTTATATTGTTGGTAGAAGCGGATTGTTTGGATTGAATGAAGATATTGAAAAAGCTTGGAGAATGATGAGTAGAGACTATGAAGAAATGACTGGGAAAAAAATTCCATAA
- a CDS encoding lysozyme family protein: MRRVRKIIYKIMLLLFVGLVAGLGYLGYKIHQNVETVMTFEKQVEAEVKKNKIPEYKTLALAIIYTESKGKSGDIMQSSESVYGQQEVIETPEESIAHGVKFLAEALAKAKEAGCDEWTGVQAYNYGLDYIQFVKERGGKHTTELAEEYSREVLSPLLGNDQNTKYRYYRWQALVYNGGYLYQNGGNMFYAEIVKMNRWFIEKLN; encoded by the coding sequence ATGCGTAGAGTAAGAAAAATAATTTATAAAATCATGCTACTTTTGTTTGTTGGTTTAGTTGCTGGTCTTGGCTATCTTGGCTATAAAATACATCAAAATGTTGAAACGGTAATGACCTTTGAAAAACAAGTAGAAGCAGAAGTCAAAAAAAATAAAATACCTGAATACAAAACATTAGCTTTAGCGATTATCTATACAGAATCTAAAGGGAAATCTGGCGATATTATGCAGAGCAGTGAAAGTGTTTATGGACAACAAGAAGTGATTGAAACACCAGAGGAAAGTATCGCACATGGCGTCAAATTTCTCGCGGAAGCGTTAGCGAAAGCAAAAGAAGCTGGCTGTGATGAGTGGACAGGCGTACAAGCATATAATTATGGACTGGATTATATTCAGTTTGTTAAAGAACGCGGCGGGAAACACACGACAGAGTTAGCAGAAGAATATTCAAGAGAAGTCCTTTCACCGTTGCTAGGAAATGACCAAAATACGAAATATCGTTATTATCGTTGGCAAGCGTTAGTTTACAATGGTGGTTACCTTTATCAAAATGGTGGCAATATGTTCTATGCGGAAATTGTCAAAATGAATCGTTGGTTTATTGAAAAGTTAAATTAA
- a CDS encoding cation-translocating P-type ATPase translates to MLNKVDLKKGLSTEEVAKQKELGLQNNYEENVAKSTKDIIFDNVMTLFNFLNFAIAVCLLFVGAYSNLAFLAIIIVNMSIGIFQEIHARNLVQKLSIVAKENVHVVRNGVQQEIDTKELVMEDIVIISAGEQVPSDMEVIDGKVEANEALLTGESDLIEKEIGDTLLSGSFIVSGQAYARVIHVGAENYAVKITQEAKVHKPIQSELVNSIRKVSKFTSWVIIPLGIILFVEAFWLRDAGIKTSVVASAAALLGMLPKGLVLLISIALTTGVIKLAKKRILVQDMYSIETLAHVDTLCLDKTGTITEGKMKVQKAIILHDKYEELFPQIIGSYLSESTDNNITMQAIRDHYEVSNRFGAKEVLAFSSERKWGAIEFPEIGTVYLGAPERLVDDSRLPEAVFTAQENGYRVLMLAIAEQQPLNETKMPYLEPLAILEIDDPIRQNAKETLAYLKEEGIDLKVISGDNPVTVSNIARRAGLPGYESYIDLSTKTTEAEVREAVQQYTVFGRVSPQQKRTIVRELKDTEHVVAMTGDGVNDVLALREADCSIAMAEGDGATRQISNLVLLDSDFTTLPDVLFEGRRVVNNVTRVSSVFFIKTIYSFILSIICALTAIAFPFIPIQVTLIDLAIEGYPAFFLSFEGDKRKVVGKFLPTALKNASVNALLVVANIIAVYLIGQNQGFSSLDTTTLMYYLLVGISCMAVVRACLPLNPLRIFLVFSTIIGIYVAAMLFHNILEIGFLTSQTMGLFFIMMAINIVVRVAIGFVQMKRAGKTIKDL, encoded by the coding sequence ATGTTGAATAAAGTCGACCTGAAAAAAGGGTTAAGTACAGAAGAAGTTGCCAAGCAGAAAGAGTTAGGCCTTCAAAATAATTATGAGGAAAATGTAGCAAAATCTACAAAAGATATTATTTTTGATAACGTCATGACGTTATTCAACTTTTTAAACTTTGCAATCGCTGTTTGTTTACTATTTGTCGGAGCGTATTCCAATCTGGCTTTCTTAGCGATTATTATTGTGAACATGTCAATCGGGATTTTCCAAGAAATTCATGCCCGTAATTTAGTTCAAAAATTATCTATTGTGGCAAAAGAAAATGTTCATGTTGTTCGAAATGGCGTACAACAAGAAATTGATACAAAAGAACTAGTTATGGAAGATATTGTTATTATCTCTGCAGGGGAACAAGTTCCTTCTGATATGGAAGTTATTGACGGTAAAGTCGAAGCGAATGAAGCGTTGTTAACAGGTGAATCAGATTTAATTGAAAAGGAAATCGGCGATACCTTGCTTTCTGGAAGTTTCATTGTTAGCGGACAAGCCTATGCCCGTGTTATCCACGTTGGTGCCGAAAACTATGCTGTGAAAATCACCCAAGAAGCTAAAGTGCATAAACCAATTCAATCAGAGTTAGTCAATTCGATTCGTAAAGTCTCTAAATTTACAAGTTGGGTGATTATTCCTCTAGGGATTATTTTATTTGTTGAAGCTTTTTGGCTAAGAGATGCTGGCATTAAAACATCTGTTGTTGCTTCTGCAGCTGCTTTGTTAGGGATGTTACCAAAAGGATTAGTACTATTAATTAGTATTGCGCTGACAACAGGTGTCATTAAGTTAGCCAAAAAACGTATTCTAGTACAAGATATGTACTCAATTGAAACATTGGCCCATGTGGACACTTTGTGTTTAGATAAAACTGGAACGATTACAGAAGGTAAAATGAAAGTGCAAAAGGCGATTATCTTGCATGACAAATATGAAGAACTCTTCCCGCAGATTATCGGAAGCTACCTATCTGAAAGTACAGATAATAATATTACAATGCAAGCAATTCGTGATCATTATGAAGTATCCAATCGATTTGGCGCAAAAGAAGTCTTGGCTTTTTCTTCTGAACGAAAATGGGGAGCTATTGAATTTCCAGAAATTGGGACGGTTTATTTAGGGGCTCCTGAGCGTTTGGTAGACGATAGTCGGTTGCCGGAAGCTGTTTTTACAGCACAAGAGAATGGGTATCGCGTCTTGATGTTAGCCATTGCGGAACAACAACCGTTAAACGAAACCAAAATGCCTTACTTAGAGCCATTAGCAATTCTAGAAATTGATGATCCAATTCGCCAAAATGCCAAAGAAACACTGGCTTATCTAAAAGAAGAAGGAATCGACTTAAAAGTAATTTCTGGTGATAATCCGGTGACTGTTTCAAATATTGCTCGTCGTGCTGGGCTACCCGGTTATGAGTCTTATATTGATTTGTCGACCAAAACGACAGAAGCAGAAGTGCGTGAAGCAGTTCAGCAATACACAGTGTTCGGACGTGTATCGCCTCAGCAAAAACGAACCATTGTACGTGAGTTGAAAGACACAGAGCATGTGGTGGCGATGACCGGCGATGGCGTTAACGATGTTTTAGCGTTACGAGAAGCGGATTGTAGTATCGCTATGGCAGAGGGAGATGGCGCTACTCGGCAAATTTCTAATCTAGTTTTGCTAGATTCTGATTTTACAACGTTACCAGATGTCTTGTTTGAAGGACGACGTGTGGTAAATAATGTAACCCGAGTTTCCAGCGTTTTCTTCATTAAAACGATTTATTCGTTTATTCTCTCAATCATTTGTGCCTTAACGGCCATTGCGTTCCCGTTCATTCCGATTCAAGTGACCTTGATTGATTTAGCAATTGAAGGATATCCTGCTTTCTTCTTATCTTTCGAAGGGGACAAACGAAAAGTTGTCGGGAAGTTTTTACCAACGGCTTTGAAAAATGCGTCTGTTAATGCGCTTTTAGTTGTAGCGAATATCATTGCTGTTTATCTGATTGGACAAAATCAAGGATTTTCTTCTTTAGACACCACGACGTTAATGTATTATTTATTAGTTGGAATTAGCTGTATGGCTGTTGTTCGAGCATGTCTGCCTTTAAATCCATTACGCATTTTCTTGGTTTTCAGTACCATTATTGGTATTTATGTAGCAGCTATGTTATTCCACAACATTTTAGAAATTGGTTTCTTAACTTCGCAAACAATGGGTCTCTTCTTTATTATGATGGCCATTAATATTGTAGTGCGTGTAGCAATTGGTTTCGTACAAATGAAACGTGCTGGAAAAACAATTAAAGATTTATAA